The Fortiea contorta PCC 7126 genome segment GCCAAGCGTTTTCCAATGTCTTGCTGCTTCTTGACCTGCCCGCTTTTTATCCACCACAGCATAATAAGTTTTTCTTTCTGGTTCCCTAAATTAGCTGTTTGCAGGCGTTTTTTAAGTTCTTCTTCGCTCTCTGCTATTTCAATCTCAAAAGGGCGGCTCATGGTTCTTTTAATTTATCGAGTTTGTTTTCTCTATTATATGCAACTTCATATTAAATTGGTATAACCATACCCGAATTATTAGAAATACAGGTACAAAAAACACCATTGGTAACAACAGCGCAGTTTCATAAAGTGAATAAAGGTACATAAATTATTAACTCATTACTTTACCTGATCCAAGCTATCTTTGTTCTTTTTTTCTAATTATTATCTTGCTTCTTTTTTGCTAAGTTCTTCTCTTGTTTTGGTTAATGTCAATTCCTCTGTTAAGACTCGCTGATAAACCTGTGATAGCAAAGGCGTGACTTGATTATTCTCTGTACCATATCCTAAGCTTGTCCAAGTACCGGACAATATCTGTAAAACCTGATTAAGTTTTTTCTGCTTCAAAAGAGTTGTAATATCTGCTCTCCAAGCATGATGGTCACTGAGCCATGCATATACTACCTCATCTTGTCTTTGTGGCTCGAAACTCTCAGGAGCTATACTTAGAGACTTGGAGAACTTGTGGTACTTCTTAACTTTTTCTTGCCAGGTAGTTGTAAGGATTTGATAACGACCAGCAGCTGTACTGCACTCGCCTTTATGAGGGCCAGAAACAATTGTTATGCATTGATTGGGATGACGGCTGAGATCGGAAAAATGCTTACCACCATAAAGTAAAGTATAAGGGTTAGAATCTAGAGCTTCACTAGCTGTAATAGTTCGCATTAATGCCCGAATATAAGGATCGCCTTCTTTCATTGCTAAAGGCGGAGTGTAGTCAGAAATGCTAGAGGTTTTGCGAGTGTTAAATCCTTGCCAAAGAACAATTAACAAAACTGTAGTCAATATTCCAACAATTGTCGCTCCCCACTTAAACTTCACTTTTTTTAGCAGGAGAACTTTAGCTGGATTTAGAGAGTATGTTTTCTCAACACTTATCTTAGTAATTTTGTGAACTAATAATAGCAAAAAATTATTATTTTTTGGCATTTGCTTTTTATGTATCCCTCTTCTGTCACTTTCCGGAATGAGCAAGTAGTAACTAAGCGAAATTATCCAGAAGCATAATAGGGTTTAAATTGATTCATTGCACTAATTAATTGATTGAATCCCAGCAATAAATGAGAATTAGGGAAAATATGTATCCAGGGATAAATCAACCAAAATAGTAAGAGTGATTGGGCAATGAGACGTAGATTATTTAAAGTATTTTTCCATCCGGATTCATGGTTCCATTGTTGATGATTAGAAAAATCAGCATCACTATTTTCTTGTAACTCAGGTTCAATTTTACGAGATAGATTTAAGCCTAACAAGGCGGAAGAATTTAAACTAATCATTGTGTAAACACAAAAATCATTTCCCACCATCTCTCAATATGTTGAAAATTTGTGAACCGATAATTTGTCCAACCTAGNNNNNNNNNNNNNNNNNNNNNNNNNNNNNNNNNNNNNNNNNNNNNNNNNNNNNNNNNNNNNNNNNNNNNNNNNNNNNNNNNNNNNNNNNNNNNNNNNNNNTATTGCCTAGCTACATAATCAGTCTTCTTTCCTTTTTTCCTGTCTCCTGTTTCATCTATTACTACTGTAATCGCATTGCCATCTAATGCTGTTTTAGTCGATTTAATCTTCGTTGTTTTAATTCCTCTACTGACCAATCTGAATTAGCTAAAAATGATGTAATGACTGTGCAGAGTTTATACTTACGGCTTTCGCTATCTCTGGTAACGATTTTCTTTTAATTGGTGACATTATTCCCAGATGTAAATATTTGAAACACTCATAATTTCTTACTTCTTTAAACAGGTCTTTATACTCTGCACAATATTCATCTATGATGGTAACTGTTGGGTGAGCATCTCTTGGCAAATGCTTGAGGATTTGTAATTCTACATCCATTGCCCTACTTACCTTTCAAGGTTTTCTTTTTTATTCTTTTATTCAGAATACCCGGAAAGTTACAGAAGAGGGATAAATTCAGTCTTGACTAAAATTTGTAATAAGTGAACAGGACAAAAATCTATATTTACAGCTATCTTCCTGAATAGTAAGGCTTTTTGGGAGCTAAAATAATTACTAAATAGCGCTCAAAAAAATTTAGTCATTTCTGAATGACTAAATTATATAATGACTAAATAATTTAAAAATGACATTATGCATTATGATATTGACTAATTTACACCATGCTGTCGGTAGTCAGTAAAATGTTAACTCTTACTTGTGCATCCTTATCCGGTGGCCAGGGAAAAACAACTGTTGCAATCTTGTTGGGTAGAATGCTTGCTCAAACAGGACAGCGTGTACTGATGATTGATGCCGATCCCCAAGCGAACCTAACTTTTTACCTGGGGCACGAAGTTCAGCAGAATCAACCCACGCTTCTAGAAGTTCTGAAAAAACAGATAAATACTGAAGACGGTATTTACGAAATTGGAGAAAACCTATGGTTAATTCCTGCTGATGATGGATTAGATAATGCTCAAGAATTTTTATCCGGGAGTGGTATGGGAGCGATTGTTCTGAGCAAACGCTTAAAAGAGATATCAGATTTATTCCAATACTGCATTGTCGATGCGCCACCTCAGCGATCGCAAATCTGCCTTACATCGTTGGGGGCAGCTGACCATATTATCCTTCCTGTAGAAGCATCATCCAAAGGTGTAAATTCTCTCATCCGAACTCTGAGTTTGGTTGATGAACTTCAAGAAATTGATGCTTTTTCAGGGATAGTGCTTGGCATCTTGCCATTCAGAGATAAATGGGTAGGTAATAACCAAGTCGCACAAAGTAAGGCGAGTATCAGTGCAATGCGAACAATTGCCGAAGAAATAGTCGTTTTACCTTCAATTTTAGAATCTGAACAATTTAAAAAAGCCATAGATAAAGGTGTAAGTTTGTCCTCTCTGGGCTTTGAACAACTCGAAACTCCCTTCCAACAAATTATCGAGAGGTTACAAAAGAATGTCTG includes the following:
- a CDS encoding glycoside hydrolase family protein, with amino-acid sequence MPKNNNFLLLLVHKITKISVEKTYSLNPAKVLLLKKVKFKWGATIVGILTTVLLIVLWQGFNTRKTSSISDYTPPLAMKEGDPYIRALMRTITASEALDSNPYTLLYGGKHFSDLSRHPNQCITIVSGPHKGECSTAAGRYQILTTTWQEKVKKYHKFSKSLSIAPESFEPQRQDEVVYAWLSDHHAWRADITTLLKQKKLNQVLQILSGTWTSLGYGTENNQVTPLLSQVYQRVLTEELTLTKTREELSKKEAR
- a CDS encoding ParA family protein, producing MLTLTCASLSGGQGKTTVAILLGRMLAQTGQRVLMIDADPQANLTFYLGHEVQQNQPTLLEVLKKQINTEDGIYEIGENLWLIPADDGLDNAQEFLSGSGMGAIVLSKRLKEISDLFQYCIVDAPPQRSQICLTSLGAADHIILPVEASSKGVNSLIRTLSLVDELQEIDAFSGIVLGILPFRDKWVGNNQVAQSKASISAMRTIAEEIVVLPSILESEQFKKAIDKGVSLSSLGFEQLETPFQQIIERLQKNV